The following are encoded in a window of Halorarum salinum genomic DNA:
- a CDS encoding 2Fe-2S iron-sulfur cluster-binding protein produces the protein MATVRLVWRDGREATVTATDETLLEAAEHADFSLPFGCRTGACATCTGRLLDGDSTHVRQPRALKQRHRDDGYVLLCIARAKNDSAVEVGVDVHNDLLENPRKGH, from the coding sequence ATGGCTACCGTGAGATTGGTGTGGCGTGACGGCCGAGAGGCGACCGTAACTGCCACCGACGAGACGCTGCTCGAAGCCGCAGAACACGCCGATTTTAGCCTCCCGTTCGGGTGTCGGACCGGCGCCTGTGCCACGTGTACCGGTCGACTGCTCGACGGGGACTCGACCCACGTACGCCAACCACGGGCGCTCAAGCAACGTCACCGCGACGACGGGTACGTCCTGCTGTGTATTGCCAGGGCGAAAAACGACTCCGCGGTCGAAGTTGGAGTGGACGTTCACAACGACCTCTTGGAGAACCCACGGAAGGGACACTGA
- a CDS encoding DUF2182 domain-containing protein, translated as MTVLERWTRRHRDGYPTVTLLAWAALVLHDPIEQAVFGHDHEPLGLLSGPGVMESIGTTHGHGIVGVGHYLGMWGLMIVAMIYPTSTAVFQWYADRHGRGTPTEAISDVTTFAATYTLLWVAVGVVPLAVNVVVPISSLATSGGPLYFGVAFLAVATVQFSPTKRRCPTPVTLFGDREYLDTVTAVRSGWEFGRQDSGSCGAWMGLMVVVGSMNIGWMLLITAAMSMERTTARGQRWADRFGVLSAAVGLGLVGTWFL; from the coding sequence ATGACCGTGCTCGAACGGTGGACTCGTCGCCACCGAGACGGGTATCCGACCGTCACCCTCCTCGCGTGGGCAGCACTGGTGCTCCACGATCCAATCGAGCAAGCAGTGTTCGGTCACGACCACGAGCCGCTGGGGCTCCTGTCCGGTCCAGGCGTCATGGAATCGATCGGGACCACGCACGGGCACGGCATCGTCGGCGTCGGTCACTACCTCGGCATGTGGGGGCTGATGATCGTCGCGATGATCTATCCCACATCGACGGCCGTCTTCCAGTGGTACGCCGACCGCCATGGGCGGGGAACGCCGACTGAGGCGATCAGCGACGTCACAACGTTTGCCGCGACCTACACGCTCCTCTGGGTAGCAGTCGGGGTCGTTCCGCTGGCAGTGAACGTCGTGGTTCCCATCTCGTCGCTCGCGACCTCCGGGGGACCGCTCTACTTCGGCGTCGCGTTTCTCGCCGTGGCAACGGTCCAGTTCTCGCCGACCAAGCGCCGCTGTCCAACCCCCGTAACCCTGTTCGGCGACCGGGAGTACCTCGACACCGTGACAGCCGTGCGGTCAGGGTGGGAGTTCGGTCGGCAGGATTCTGGCTCCTGTGGCGCTTGGATGGGGCTTATGGTGGTCGTTGGGTCGATGAACATCGGGTGGATGCTGCTCATTACGGCCGCCATGTCGATGGAACGGACAACAGCGCGGGGCCAGCGGTGGGCAGACCGCTTCGGAGTGCTCTCGGCCGCCGTCGGATTGGGGCTCGTAGGGACGTGGTTCCTCTGA
- a CDS encoding IS5 family transposase: MDALSKSQLLRFVERAMVLARRAVARFSTRYSRKRFTLRQRVVSLCLKVKKTITYRDLVDELIEMPRIRDALNLNLIPAPTTRCKAFDRLEMAVWRVLLNVSLADLPVNGVTGIDASGFERAHTSAHYTKRTNLTIQQLKTTLLVDTATNAVLDIHVTTTRKHDTQIAPQVAKRNAASIAVLTGDKGYDDQKLRRLARDHDIRPLIKHREFTPLHKAWNTRLDSDLYHRRNMNETVNAAIKLRFGAFVRSRRWWKQFRELVLKCVVHNLERSLAISRDKCECP, translated from the coding sequence ATGGATGCCCTCTCGAAGTCACAGCTCCTCCGGTTCGTTGAACGTGCTATGGTGCTGGCTCGCCGTGCTGTTGCTCGGTTCTCGACACGCTATTCGCGGAAACGATTCACACTCCGCCAACGCGTCGTCTCGCTCTGCCTGAAAGTCAAGAAGACGATCACATACCGCGACCTCGTTGACGAACTCATCGAGATGCCCCGCATCCGTGACGCCCTTAATCTCAATTTGATTCCCGCACCCACGACACGCTGCAAGGCGTTCGACCGCTTGGAGATGGCCGTCTGGCGGGTGTTACTGAACGTCTCGCTCGCGGATTTGCCGGTCAACGGTGTCACTGGCATCGATGCGTCTGGGTTTGAACGAGCCCACACCTCAGCCCACTATACGAAGCGGACAAATCTCACGATACAACAGTTGAAGACGACACTGTTGGTCGATACAGCGACCAACGCCGTTCTCGACATTCACGTGACTACAACGCGGAAGCACGATACGCAGATTGCGCCACAGGTAGCGAAACGGAACGCGGCGTCCATCGCGGTGTTGACCGGTGACAAGGGCTATGACGACCAGAAGCTCCGGCGACTCGCCCGTGACCACGATATCCGGCCGCTCATCAAGCATCGTGAGTTCACACCTCTCCACAAGGCGTGGAATACACGGCTGGATAGCGACCTCTACCATCGACGGAACATGAACGAGACAGTCAACGCAGCAATCAAACTAAGATTTGGGGCGTTCGTGCGGTCACGCCGTTGGTGGAAGCAGTTCCGCGAACTCGTCCTCAAGTGCGTCGTTCACAACTTGGAACGAAGTCTCGCTATTTCACGCGATAAGTGCGAATGTCCGTGA
- a CDS encoding class I SAM-dependent methyltransferase, whose amino-acid sequence MPFADESFDVVIASLVFCTILDVEAALLEVARVLKPGGEFRFLEHVRDDGTVEISHDVLAPAWHTVAGGCHLNRETDEVFRTDDRFELVDYTRVDDDRIGVVPLIRGTLERHDDTSLLARLVKR is encoded by the coding sequence TTGCCGTTCGCAGACGAGTCGTTCGACGTGGTGATTGCGTCGCTGGTGTTCTGTACGATTCTCGATGTTGAGGCTGCACTCCTCGAAGTAGCGCGAGTGCTGAAACCAGGCGGTGAATTCCGATTCCTCGAACACGTCCGGGACGACGGGACGGTCGAGATTTCCCACGATGTGCTCGCACCAGCTTGGCACACTGTCGCTGGCGGCTGTCATCTGAATCGAGAGACGGACGAGGTGTTTCGGACTGACGATCGCTTCGAACTCGTCGATTACACGAGAGTGGACGACGACCGCATTGGGGTCGTGCCGTTGATCCGAGGGACGCTCGAACGCCACGATGATACGTCGTTACTCGCGCGACTCGTGAAGCGGTAG
- a CDS encoding ABC1 kinase family protein — protein MLTLMIRFSLRLFRILGHLVPFVILFLRDRRRFLLFGRPRSISRETHAQRARRLRDVMLDLGPTFVKIGQVLSTRPDIVPQVYAEEFVTLQDAVPTGPYREMIPALADDVGYHSYDDFDPEPIAGGSLAQVYRATYQGDQVVVKVRRPGVKDLIETDLRIIRRLIPLAMLLAPERLQFSLRNMADDFERIILEELDFEREARMMAEIRSNFERDGNETVVIPRVYQDVSSERVLTMAYVEGTKVTDVDELESEDHDPKQVAEDVANAYFTMGLEHGVYHGDPHPGNLAVDDDGRIVFYDFGMSSRFTPAMQNSVVNLYLAAVNRNVDGIIDELIALGALDPDADRAAVGHVLELVIEDLEGSETVDWQQIISEVTGMLHEFPFRIPPDIMLVLRVGSISEGVLRQLDPEFDFLAAAQTFLREHGFMERAARMKLEEIRGELEASLWALLRLPTKLERELEARAEERTRATARTQQQDSRSLGYALLAAASLIGTALLAAADLTYSLVGLGVTLVFIILFLTSSDRLTR, from the coding sequence ATGTTGACACTGATGATCAGGTTTTCTCTTCGACTCTTCCGGATTCTGGGCCATCTTGTCCCATTTGTGATACTCTTCCTTCGTGACCGACGTCGGTTTTTGCTCTTCGGACGCCCCCGTTCGATCTCTCGAGAGACGCACGCACAGCGTGCCCGCCGGCTTCGCGACGTGATGCTCGATCTTGGGCCGACGTTCGTGAAAATCGGACAGGTCCTCTCAACTCGTCCTGATATTGTCCCACAGGTGTACGCCGAGGAGTTCGTCACGCTGCAGGATGCGGTCCCGACGGGGCCGTATCGCGAGATGATCCCCGCGCTTGCAGACGATGTCGGCTATCACTCGTATGATGACTTCGATCCGGAACCGATTGCAGGTGGGTCACTGGCGCAGGTTTATCGAGCGACGTATCAGGGCGACCAAGTCGTTGTGAAGGTTCGACGGCCTGGCGTCAAAGATCTCATTGAGACCGACCTTCGCATCATCCGCCGACTCATCCCACTGGCGATGCTGCTTGCCCCGGAGCGCCTCCAGTTTTCGCTCCGGAACATGGCTGACGACTTCGAGCGCATCATTCTGGAGGAACTCGACTTCGAGCGGGAGGCTCGAATGATGGCGGAGATCCGGTCAAACTTCGAACGCGACGGCAACGAGACGGTCGTCATCCCACGTGTCTACCAGGATGTTTCCTCGGAACGTGTGCTCACCATGGCCTACGTTGAAGGGACGAAGGTCACCGACGTTGACGAACTCGAATCGGAGGACCACGACCCGAAACAGGTTGCGGAGGATGTTGCGAACGCGTACTTCACGATGGGGCTCGAGCACGGCGTGTACCATGGCGATCCGCATCCTGGTAATCTCGCCGTCGATGACGACGGGCGTATCGTCTTCTACGATTTCGGGATGAGTAGCCGCTTCACGCCGGCGATGCAGAACAGCGTCGTAAACCTCTATCTCGCTGCTGTCAATCGGAACGTGGATGGAATTATTGACGAACTCATCGCTCTCGGTGCGCTCGATCCTGACGCTGATCGGGCCGCCGTTGGGCACGTCCTTGAGTTAGTCATTGAGGACTTGGAGGGCAGCGAGACCGTGGACTGGCAGCAGATCATCAGCGAAGTGACCGGGATGCTCCACGAGTTCCCGTTTCGCATTCCGCCCGATATCATGCTCGTCCTCCGGGTGGGATCGATTAGTGAGGGGGTTCTCAGACAACTCGACCCGGAGTTCGACTTTCTCGCTGCGGCACAGACGTTCCTCCGCGAGCACGGGTTCATGGAACGAGCGGCCCGGATGAAACTCGAGGAGATTCGAGGTGAACTCGAGGCGTCGCTTTGGGCACTGCTTCGCCTGCCGACAAAGCTCGAACGAGAGCTGGAGGCACGAGCGGAAGAGCGGACGCGAGCCACTGCCCGGACTCAGCAACAGGACTCTCGCTCGCTCGGCTATGCGCTACTCGCTGCGGCGTCTCTTATCGGAACGGCGCTGCTTGCTGCTGCCGATCTTACCTATTCGCTAGTTGGCCTGGGAGTCACCCTCGTCTTCATCATCCTGTTCCTGACCTCGTCTGATCGGCTGACTCGATAG
- a CDS encoding YHS domain-containing protein, whose protein sequence is MELTSDDAVATVQHGGKTYYFCSDGCRQRFEEQPTVYTK, encoded by the coding sequence ATGGAACTCACATCTGATGACGCCGTCGCTACTGTTCAGCACGGAGGGAAGACGTACTATTTCTGTAGCGACGGGTGTCGTCAGCGATTTGAGGAACAGCCGACTGTATATACGAAGTAG
- a CDS encoding VIT1/CCC1 transporter family protein: protein MSTRDDVTRYRRNIQDEIDSATVYEAMASAESQSQLADVYRRLAATEREHAEFWTEKLRESGTDISTPQPSWRARVLAWLASRFGPDVVAPTMRAGETTGGAGYARQSEVEGTGIVADERSHDRLLAAISEAPGRGAEGSVLARLEGRHRATSGNALRAAVLGANDGLVSNLSLVMGVAGAALNATAILITGLAGLLAGAGSMAMGEWLSVQSSRELYQRQIDIEAAELAEVPEEEEEELALIYEAKGFSRDQAEQLAERLVADEATALDTLAREELGIDPEELGGSAWEAAGASFILFALGAIVPVIPFFAFTGITAVGVSLLLSAVALFVVGAAITVLTGRSVLYSGTRQVVIGLAAAGLTYGVGTLIGVSIAG from the coding sequence ATGAGCACGCGTGACGACGTTACGCGGTATCGTCGCAATATACAGGACGAGATAGACAGTGCGACCGTCTACGAGGCCATGGCCTCAGCGGAATCTCAATCCCAGCTCGCCGACGTGTATCGGCGCTTGGCGGCGACCGAGCGTGAGCACGCGGAGTTCTGGACTGAGAAACTTCGTGAGTCGGGCACCGATATATCTACTCCACAGCCGTCTTGGAGAGCTCGTGTTCTCGCGTGGCTCGCCAGCCGGTTTGGCCCTGACGTTGTCGCCCCGACGATGCGCGCTGGAGAAACAACTGGCGGTGCAGGATACGCCAGGCAATCGGAAGTCGAGGGGACGGGGATAGTGGCTGACGAACGATCCCACGATCGCCTGCTTGCAGCAATCTCCGAGGCACCCGGCCGTGGCGCAGAAGGGAGCGTCCTCGCCCGCCTTGAAGGGCGACATCGCGCAACTAGTGGCAACGCCCTCAGGGCGGCCGTTCTCGGAGCGAACGACGGCCTCGTGTCGAACCTGAGTCTCGTGATGGGTGTCGCAGGGGCCGCCCTCAACGCGACGGCCATCCTCATCACCGGGTTGGCCGGATTGCTCGCCGGTGCCGGGTCGATGGCGATGGGCGAGTGGCTCTCCGTCCAGAGTTCGCGGGAACTCTACCAGCGCCAGATCGACATCGAGGCCGCTGAACTCGCTGAAGTCCCCGAAGAGGAGGAAGAAGAGTTGGCGCTCATCTACGAAGCGAAAGGCTTCTCCAGAGACCAAGCAGAGCAGCTCGCAGAACGACTGGTAGCAGACGAGGCCACGGCACTCGATACACTTGCTCGTGAGGAGTTAGGCATCGATCCCGAGGAGTTGGGCGGGTCTGCCTGGGAGGCTGCAGGTGCGTCGTTCATCCTCTTCGCACTGGGAGCGATCGTCCCCGTCATCCCGTTCTTCGCATTCACCGGAATCACCGCTGTGGGGGTTAGTCTCCTGTTGAGTGCGGTTGCGCTCTTTGTGGTCGGTGCTGCGATCACCGTGTTGACCGGCCGTAGCGTTCTCTATTCTGGCACCAGACAGGTCGTGATCGGACTCGCCGCAGCTGGTCTTACCTACGGCGTTGGGACGCTTATCGGCGTGTCCATCGCCGGATGA
- a CDS encoding Cdc6/Cdc18 family protein, with amino-acid sequence MARDSETDEVPDLVGRSDEYDALVDGLLHRRDPALYLYGPKGGGKTFLTRHAVRVLPERTTVCRLTCIQYDIQYRVLTALCNAVTDSDFRTGYHTAQLTSALTDALADQDLVVVLDDIDFLLLNDGTDLLYSLSRLPQQTLRLVMLSAIHPDLATELDERIYSSLLPSMIYCEPYTEVDVVHILNTRGHDWLDNEVTDDAAASIAATTPNIRLAYHWLTLAGEVTDGRITEDVVRLVQPDVRQRYHAKLLAPLSAHHRLLLDAIELLTADTEPVRSGAVYDWYRERCTQTQTSPLSTRRVSDFLEHLELLEVIRVEYHYGGHAGKTRSIWLQRPC; translated from the coding sequence ATGGCGCGAGACAGTGAGACCGATGAGGTGCCGGACCTCGTTGGCCGGAGCGATGAGTACGATGCCCTGGTGGATGGGCTCCTGCATCGACGCGACCCAGCACTCTACCTGTACGGCCCAAAGGGTGGTGGGAAAACGTTCCTGACACGGCACGCAGTACGCGTCCTCCCTGAGCGGACCACCGTCTGCCGACTCACGTGTATCCAGTACGATATACAGTACAGGGTGCTGACCGCACTCTGCAATGCCGTCACGGACAGTGACTTCAGGACGGGGTACCACACCGCCCAGCTTACCTCGGCGCTCACAGACGCGCTCGCCGACCAGGATCTCGTTGTCGTGTTGGATGATATCGACTTCCTCCTGCTGAACGACGGTACCGACCTCCTGTATTCGCTCTCTCGGCTCCCACAGCAGACACTACGGCTTGTGATGCTCTCGGCCATCCATCCCGACCTGGCCACAGAACTCGATGAACGTATCTATAGCTCGCTCCTGCCGTCCATGATTTACTGCGAGCCGTACACGGAAGTCGACGTTGTCCACATCCTCAATACACGGGGGCACGACTGGCTCGACAACGAGGTGACCGATGACGCGGCAGCCTCCATCGCGGCGACGACGCCGAACATCCGGCTGGCATACCACTGGCTCACTCTGGCCGGTGAGGTCACGGACGGCCGGATCACCGAGGACGTCGTCCGTCTCGTCCAACCCGATGTCCGCCAGCGCTATCATGCCAAACTACTGGCTCCGTTATCGGCGCATCATCGATTGCTCCTGGACGCTATCGAACTGCTGACGGCCGACACAGAACCAGTGCGGTCCGGTGCGGTTTATGACTGGTACCGGGAACGCTGCACCCAGACGCAGACTTCCCCGTTGAGCACGCGCCGGGTCAGTGATTTTCTCGAACACCTCGAACTCCTTGAGGTGATCCGCGTCGAGTATCACTACGGGGGCCACGCCGGGAAGACCCGGTCCATCTGGCTCCAGCGCCCCTGTTGA
- a CDS encoding Cdc6/Cdc18 family protein: MFERATNHGTLIRSESPLTAAYTPPEPIDRSQELALIADAVRPLIHRKQPDHLLVFGPAGVGKTLLATHVLSHLAEETRVTTAYINCWQYNTRPALLTELLIQLGYPAPRKGNPVDELVTKLREWLDKHHGAVVVLDEFDQLTDQTDVAYDLQETSDTAESSLGLILVSNQPPADLELEPRSQSRLAYHPLEIRPYTEVDLVEILSQRVEQAFHRDAVADEAIERIAALVAAENGDCREALTLLLRAARLAERDHAETVTVTHVERSTTQREQYRR, encoded by the coding sequence ATGTTCGAACGCGCAACGAACCATGGTACACTAATCCGATCCGAATCACCGCTGACAGCAGCGTATACGCCACCAGAGCCCATTGATAGGAGCCAGGAACTGGCGCTGATTGCGGACGCGGTGCGTCCCCTCATCCATCGCAAGCAGCCAGACCATCTCCTCGTGTTTGGCCCGGCGGGCGTCGGGAAGACGCTGCTCGCGACCCACGTCCTCTCCCACCTGGCCGAGGAGACGCGGGTGACCACCGCATACATCAACTGCTGGCAGTACAACACTCGGCCGGCGCTCCTGACCGAACTCCTGATCCAACTCGGGTATCCGGCCCCGCGGAAAGGCAACCCCGTCGACGAACTGGTGACGAAGCTCCGTGAGTGGTTGGACAAGCACCACGGCGCCGTCGTCGTCCTCGATGAGTTCGACCAACTGACCGACCAGACGGACGTCGCCTACGACCTGCAGGAGACGAGTGACACCGCAGAGAGTTCCCTCGGATTGATCTTGGTCTCGAACCAGCCACCGGCGGACCTCGAGTTGGAACCGCGGAGCCAGAGCCGGTTGGCGTATCACCCGCTCGAGATTCGCCCATACACGGAAGTGGACCTCGTCGAGATCCTCTCACAGCGTGTTGAACAGGCCTTCCATCGCGATGCTGTGGCGGATGAGGCGATCGAGCGGATTGCCGCGCTCGTCGCGGCAGAGAACGGGGACTGCCGGGAAGCGCTCACCCTGCTGTTACGGGCGGCTCGACTGGCAGAACGTGACCACGCGGAGACGGTCACCGTCACCCATGTTGAACGAAGCACCACACAGAGGGAACAATACCGAAGGTAA
- a CDS encoding tyrosine-type recombinase/integrase: MSDLEPIAPTDALELYLTDRSSDLSDWTIRSHRSRLSTFIEWCRDSEGLENLNDLTGRTIHRYKIWRRDEGDINTVTLKTQIDTVRVFVKWLETIEGCPPDTAAKIKSPSLSPEENIRDTELHTDAAEEMLDHLTKYEYASLRHVTLSLLWHTLMRRGAARAIDLQDYDRDEQYIHIVHRPETETPLKNGQGGERMVALPNTMCDLLSDWIDDQRPDVTDDYGRSPLLATTQGRVHVTTIQQYVYMATRPCAYGVACPHDQDPDTCAAAVERYDASKCPSSVSPHAIRRGSITHWLRKDVPQPAISDRADVSATVLDAHYDERSEQEKMEQRRAFLDDI, translated from the coding sequence ATGTCCGACCTCGAACCAATCGCACCAACTGACGCACTCGAACTGTACCTCACCGACCGCAGCAGCGACCTGAGCGACTGGACGATCCGCTCACACCGCTCCCGCCTTTCAACGTTTATCGAGTGGTGCCGCGACAGTGAAGGCCTCGAGAACCTGAACGATCTCACGGGCCGGACCATCCACCGGTACAAGATCTGGCGGCGCGACGAAGGTGATATCAACACAGTCACGCTGAAAACCCAGATCGATACTGTCCGCGTCTTCGTGAAATGGCTCGAAACGATCGAAGGCTGTCCACCCGACACAGCAGCCAAGATCAAGTCACCGTCACTGAGCCCGGAAGAGAACATCCGAGACACCGAACTCCACACGGACGCCGCCGAAGAGATGCTTGACCATCTCACCAAGTACGAGTACGCAAGCCTCCGGCATGTCACACTCTCGCTGCTCTGGCACACGCTCATGCGGCGGGGGGCAGCACGCGCCATCGACCTCCAAGATTACGATCGCGACGAGCAGTATATCCATATCGTCCACCGGCCCGAGACCGAGACCCCGTTAAAGAATGGGCAGGGTGGTGAGCGGATGGTTGCCCTCCCGAATACCATGTGTGACCTCCTGAGCGACTGGATCGACGATCAGCGGCCCGATGTGACTGACGACTACGGACGGAGTCCACTCCTCGCGACGACCCAGGGACGGGTCCACGTCACGACCATCCAACAGTACGTGTACATGGCAACGCGGCCGTGTGCCTACGGCGTAGCGTGTCCACATGATCAGGACCCGGACACGTGTGCTGCGGCGGTTGAACGCTACGACGCATCGAAGTGCCCGTCATCCGTCTCACCGCATGCCATTCGTCGCGGGAGCATCACGCATTGGCTCCGGAAGGATGTCCCCCAACCAGCGATCAGCGACCGAGCGGATGTTTCGGCGACAGTCCTCGATGCCCACTACGACGAACGAAGTGAACAGGAGAAGATGGAGCAGCGGCGTGCGTTCCTCGACGATATTTAG
- a CDS encoding DUF1931 family protein has protein sequence MANLVVKSAVKEKLEGKNVAADFYDNLNEEVADLLEDAARRAEDNERKTVQPRDL, from the coding sequence ATGGCGAACCTTGTGGTCAAATCCGCTGTGAAAGAGAAGCTCGAAGGAAAGAACGTCGCTGCGGACTTCTACGATAATCTGAACGAGGAGGTTGCTGACCTTCTCGAGGATGCCGCGCGACGCGCTGAGGATAACGAGCGGAAGACGGTGCAGCCACGAGACCTCTAA